The Cryomorphaceae bacterium 1068 genome segment ATCAAGCATCTAAGACAGAAGTGGAATCAATAGAACCCAAAAATACTGCTGAAAAAGAAAACGATGAATCCTATGTGGTTATCATGGGCACCTTTGCCAGTGATGTGCCACAAGAATTGGCAGATCTCTTTTTGGAGAATAAGTCTTGGGGCATTCGTAAGATTCAAGGGCCTGGAAATGGCGCCATTTATCTTTCGGAAGATATCGAGACCCTGGAAGACGCTAAGAAACTTCTTGAAGAGTGCAGAAAGCTCAATATTCGTTCTGCCACCATTGGTAAGATGAAAAACGGTCAAATCACTTCTGTACAAATCGATTAAGATTTTTAGAGCATCGGTATTGTATTTATATCTTTGTATGAAATACAAAGATCAATGGTCAATATTGACACCCTGATAGAAGAAGAATTAGATATCCTGACAAAGGAGATCACGGAAGAAACGAAGGAGATTGTTCTTTACGATGATGACTTCAACACCTTCGATTTTGTAATCGAAAGCCTGATAAAAGTATGTCAGCATTCTGCTATTCAAGCAGAACAGTGCACCCACATTGTTCATTACAATGGTAAGTGTGGTGTAAAAAGAGGCAATATGTCCAAACTTAAGCCAATGGTATCGGCTTTACTAGAAAGGGGACTAACTGCTGAAATAATCTAAGATGAAAAGAAAAATCTTCTCCATTCTTGCCGTAGCAATCATTGCACAGGCATGCTCCACTGTACCCGTAACAGGGAGAAAACAACTCAAGCTCTTGCCAAGTTCTGAAATGCAAGCGATGAGTGCAACGGAGTATGATAAATTTTTAGCTCAGAATCCGCCACTCCCTGCCTCTGATCCGGAAGCTCAACGAATTAAGCAGATCGGTGCTGATATTGCTGCTGCTACAGAAAAGTACTTGAATGAAAACGGTCATGAAGGTTTGGTGTCAGATTTTGACTGGACATTTAATCTCGTGGATGATGAAACCCTCAACGCTTGGTGTATGCCCGGTGGGAGAGTCGTGTTTTATGCAGGGATTCTTCCCGTTTGTAAAAATGACAATGGGATAGCAGCCGTTATGGGCCATGAGGTAGCACATGCGGTGGCGCGGCATGGTAATGAAAGAATGAGTCAGCAATTGGCACTCCAAGGTGCCGGCATGAGTCTTAGCGCTGTCTTGCAGGAGCAACCTGCTCTCACACATGATTTGGCACTTCAGGCTTTTGGAATGGGATCTCAGTTTGGAGTATTGGCATACTCCAGACAGCACGAAAGCGAAGCGGATAAAATGGGTTTGATTTTTATGGCTATTGCAGGTTACGACCCGCGCGAAGCCGTAAAAGTTTGGGAGAGAATGGCACAACTCGGTGGCCAGCAACCACCGGAATTCATGAGTACACACCCAAGCCATGAAACACGAATTGACGAGCTCAATGCCTTCATGGATGAGGCGATGAAATACTACAAACCCAGAAATTAACCTTCAGCGAATTAGTAAGATGAAAGATATTCTCCTCGATGAGTACTTCAAATTAGGAGTATCCGTTACCGTAGTTTTGTACGGCTTCGAATCAGGTAAGCTTCAAGTATACATTCAAAAAATCCGTACCAATCCATATGCGAATGCATGGTCATTGCCGGGGAAATTAATCTTACCCGAGGAAAGTTTGGTTGAGGCATCGGAGGGGATTGTAATGGAAGTCATTGGAAACAAGGATATATACCTGGAGCAGTTAAATGCGTTCGGAAAGATATATAGACATCCACTGGGAAGAGTCATTGACGTGGCCTTCTACGGGTTGATTAATATGCCTGAGGATATTAAGGCTCAGAGAACCGATAAGGAGAACATGTGGAT includes the following:
- a CDS encoding M48 family metallopeptidase, giving the protein MKRKIFSILAVAIIAQACSTVPVTGRKQLKLLPSSEMQAMSATEYDKFLAQNPPLPASDPEAQRIKQIGADIAAATEKYLNENGHEGLVSDFDWTFNLVDDETLNAWCMPGGRVVFYAGILPVCKNDNGIAAVMGHEVAHAVARHGNERMSQQLALQGAGMSLSAVLQEQPALTHDLALQAFGMGSQFGVLAYSRQHESEADKMGLIFMAIAGYDPREAVKVWERMAQLGGQQPPEFMSTHPSHETRIDELNAFMDEAMKYYKPRN
- a CDS encoding ATP-dependent Clp protease adaptor ClpS, encoding MVNIDTLIEEELDILTKEITEETKEIVLYDDDFNTFDFVIESLIKVCQHSAIQAEQCTHIVHYNGKCGVKRGNMSKLKPMVSALLERGLTAEII
- a CDS encoding NUDIX hydrolase, with the translated sequence MKDILLDEYFKLGVSVTVVLYGFESGKLQVYIQKIRTNPYANAWSLPGKLILPEESLVEASEGIVMEVIGNKDIYLEQLNAFGKIYRHPLGRVIDVAFYGLINMPEDIKAQRTDKENMWIPIKEVPQLAYDHNDVLKLASQRLKRRLINRPIGFKLLPQEFTLTELQQLYEEILDRPLDKRNFRKKLTKLDILTAEGHEDTSNPGRKPRLFKFNQEKYHEYMEHGF